Proteins from one Bactrocera neohumeralis isolate Rockhampton chromosome 3, APGP_CSIRO_Bneo_wtdbg2-racon-allhic-juicebox.fasta_v2, whole genome shotgun sequence genomic window:
- the LOC126752112 gene encoding uncharacterized protein LOC126752112 — protein sequence MGPILNFLEYTTSCSNTKAAMVETEIVITNSEPVTKASLIVVSNRLPFVLSRDPKTDKLERKASAGGLVTAVCPVVIKGKGLWVGWPGIHLEDSNEPIPESNPTDQTPTAGLKSDQVVSVNINAAIFDSYYNGCCNKIFWPLFHSMPGRATFGAEHWHNYVTVNKHFAARTIEALEKCLEQNKALDNNTPPIIWIHDYHLMLAANWIREKAEEKQLPCRLAFFLHIPFPPWDIFRLFPWADEILQGMLGCDMVGFHIQDYCLNFVDCCQRNLGCRVDRNNLLVEQGERTVRVRPLPIGIPYDRFVTLAKTAGKLLKSDKQQIILGVDRLDYTKGLVHRLMAFETLLEKYPQHKEKVSLLQISVPSRTDVKEYRELKEEVDQLIGRINGRFTTANWAPIRYIYDYVAQDDLAALYRDAAVCLVTPLRDGMNLVAKEFVACQINASPGVLVISPFAGAGEMMHEALLCNPYEVHAAAEVIHRALTMPEDERILRMSRLRRRESECDVSNWMRSFLKAMGTLDVDDVGTTIMQPVTVDDFDDYLLKYIGYNHKLALLLDYDGTLAPIAPHPDLATLSPEIKNVLFKLSNHSDVYVAVISGRNVDNVKRMVGIEGITYAGNHGLEILHPDGSKFVHPMPIEYEDKVSHLLKALQDSVCRDGAWVENKGALLTFHYRETPAELRPAMIEKARGLIIKYGFKATEAHCALEARPPVQWNKGRASIYILRTSFGVDWSERIKIIYVGDDLTDEDAMVALKGMARTFRVTSSDIVRTAADHRLPSTDSVYTLLKWVERHFMGRKARANSLTYRNRREDGVRTQMSLEISSRTSNNLDVEHV from the exons CGCTGGCGGTCTTGTAACTGCTGTCTGTCCGGTGGTGATTAAGGGTAAAGGCTTGTGGGTCGGCTGGCCAGGCATACATTTGGAAGATTCAAATGAGCCCATACCCGAATCGAATCCAACGGATCAAACGCCTACAGCAGGCTTGAAATCCGATCAA GTCGTCTCCGTCAATATAAATGCCGCGATTTTTGATAGCTACTACAATGGTTGCTGCAACAAGATATTCTGGCCGCTCTTCCATTCCATGCCCGGTCGTGCCACCTTCGGCGCCGAACACTGGCACAACTATGTAACGGTGAATAAACATTTCGCGGCACGCACCATTGAAGCGCTCGAGAAGTGtttggagcaaaataaagcTTTAGATAATAACACACCGCCAATTATTTGGATTCACGATTATCATTTAATGTTGGCCGCCAATTGGATACGTGAAAAGGCCGAGGAGAAACAGCTGCCATGTCGGCTGGCCTTTTTCTTGCACATACCCTTCCCACCATGGGATATCTTCCGTTTGTTCCCTTGGGCCGATGAAATACTCCAAGGTATGTTGGGCTGTGATATGGTGGGTTTCCACATACAAGACTATTGTCTGAACTTCGTCGACTGTTGTCAACGCAATTTGGGTTGTCGTGTCGATCGCAATAATCTACTCGTCGAACAGGGTGAACGCACTGTGCGCGTACGACCGCTACCCATTGGCATACCTTATGATCGCTTCGTGACTTTAGCGAAGACCGCTGGTAAATTGCTGAAGAGTGATAAGCAACAGATCATTTTGGGTGTGGATAGGTTGGACTATACCAAGGGTTTGGTGCATCGTTTAATGGCCTTCGAAACCTTATTGGAGAAGTATCCACAGCATAAGGAGAAAGTCAGTTTACTACAGATATCCGTGCCATCGCGTACCGATGTCAAGGAATACAGAGAACTGAAAGAGGAGGTAGATCAACTGATTGGACGGATTAATGGTCGTTTCACGACTGCCAATTGGGCGCCTATACGTTATATCTATGATTATGTGGCGCAAGACGATTTGGCCGCCTTGTATCGCGATGCTGCCGTATGTTTGGTTACACCACTGCGTGATGGCATGAATTTGGTAGCAAAAGAGTTTGTAGCTTGCCAGATTAATGCGAGTCCCGGTGTGTTGGTAATCTCACCCTTCGCAGGCGCTGGTGAGATGATGCACGAAGCATTGCTCTGCAATCCTTATGAAGTACATGCCGCAGCCGAGGTCATACATCGTGCACTCACAATGCCCGAAGATGAACGTATACTCCGTATGAGCCGTTTGCGTAGACGCGAGTCAGAATGTGATGTTAGCAATTGGATGCGTTCGTTCCTGAAGGCGATGGGCACACTGGATGTCGATGATGTCGGCACAACCATAATGCAGCCAGTCACTGTGGACGACTTTGATGATTATCTACTCAA ATACATCGGTTACAATCATAAGTTGGCgcttttgttggattatgatgGTACGTTGGCGCCGATTGCACCGCATCCAGATCTCGCCACACTCTCGCCCGAAATTAAAAATGTGCTCTTCAAGCTTTCAAATCATTCCGATGTTTATGTCGCCGTCATCTCCGGTCGTAATGTGGACAATGTAAAGCGCATGGTTGGTATTGAGGGCATTACTTATGCCGGTAATCATGGTTTGGAAATTCTGCATCCCGATGGCAGTAAGTTCGTGCATCCAATGCCGATTGAGTACGAGGACAAAGTTAGTCATTTACTTAAGGCGCTTCAGGACTCG GTCTGTCGCGACGGTGCTTGGGTGGAGAACAAAGGCGCACTACTCACATTCCATTATCGTGAAACGCCAGCCGAATTACGTCCGGCGATGATCGAGAAAGCGCGTGGACTTATAATTAAGTACGGTTTCAAAGCAACCGAAGCGCATTGTGCACTCGAAGCCCGGCCGCCCGTACAATGGAACAAGGGTCGCGCATCAATTTACATATTACGGACATCGTTCGGTGTCGATTGGAGTGAACGTATTAAGATTATATACGTTGGTGACGATCTGACCGATGAAGATGCCATGGTG GCGCTCAAAGGTATGGCGCGCACATTCCGTGTCACCTCATCGGATATTGTGCGTACCGCAGCCGATCATCGTTTGCCCTCAACCGATTCGGTATATACGCTACTCAAATGGGTTGAACGTCACTTTATGGGTCGTAAGGCACGTGCAAATTCGTTGACCTATCGTAATCGTCGCGAGGATGGTGTACGTACGCAAATGTCACTGGAGATTTCTTCGAGAACGAGTAATAACCTCGATGTGGAACATGTGTAG
- the LOC126751963 gene encoding protein YIPF6 yields the protein MDTKLDMFDDNISASSQLEGDMSIPGARKNTSQIGAPDFNTLDEPIKETFLRDVRAVGVKFYHVLYPKEKSSLLRDWDLWGPLVLCTFMATILQGSADSMYDGGPEFAQVFVIVWIGAAIVTLNSKLLGGNISFFQSVCVLGYCLTPVAIALIVCRVILLATQTKLAFFLRLVTTTIGFVWATYASFIFLGESQPPNRKPLAVYPIFLFFFIVSWLVISHT from the exons ATGGACACTAAACTGGAT ATGTTCGATGATAACATTTCGGCTTCTTCCCAATTGGAAGGTGATATGTCCATACCGGGAGCACGTAAAAATACATCACAAATAGGCGCACCGGACTTCAACACACTAGATGAGCCAATTAAAGAGACATTT CTACGAGATGTGCGCGCAGTTGGCGTAAAATTTTATCATGTGCTCTATCCCAAGGAGAAGTCCAGTTTGCTGCGTGATT gGGATTTATGGGGTCCACTAGTACTCTGCACATTTATGGCTACCATACTGCAAGGTTCAGCAGATAGCATGTATGACGGCGGTCCAGAGTTCGCACAAGTTTTTGTTATCGTATGGATAGGTGCGGCTATAGTTACTCTAAATTCGAAGCTCCTTGGCGGCAATAT CTCGTTTTTCCAATCCGTCTGCGTATTGGGTTATTGCCTTACACCAGTGGCGATAGCGTTGATTGTGTGTCGTGTTATTTTGCTAGCTACCCAAACAAAATTAGCATTTTTCTTGCGACTGGTAACCACTACGATAGGATTTGTGTGGGCCACATATG ctTCTTTTATATTTCTTGGTGAAAGTCAGCCACCAAACCGTAAACCACTTGCCGTATATCCAATATTTCTATTCTTTTTCATCGTATCCTGGTTAGTTATATCGCATACTTAA